Proteins co-encoded in one Arthrobacter globiformis genomic window:
- a CDS encoding lysine N(6)-hydroxylase/L-ornithine N(5)-oxygenase family protein, giving the protein MSTASLRTSGAGRVYDFAGIGVGPFNLGLAALSEPIEGLDGVFLERRESFDWHPGMMLEPAHLQVPFMADLVTLADPTSPYSFLNFLKQTGRLYRFYIRENFYPLRAEYNQYCQWVAGQLPSVRFGAEVADVTYDDGVYTLSVDGPAGPEVLRARRLVLGTGTSPYVPEACRGILGAGGPVLHNADYLARKSELQQRRSITIVGSGQSAAEIYYELLQDIDVYGYRLSWVTRSGRFFPLEYTKLTLEMTSPEYVDYFHGLPQERRDSLIRSQKNLYKGINSELIDSIYDLLYTKSLSGMVDTRLLTHSAVTGASWNGSTGSHTLELSHGEQGADYSLQTEAVVLATGYAYREPEFLAGVQERIARDSAGRFAVQRNYSTGVEPSEIFVQNAELHTHGFVTPDLGMAAYRNSCIIRDILGREVYPVERSIAFQEFGVPPADAAVPAGVTAQAEVPA; this is encoded by the coding sequence ATGAGCACGGCATCGCTTAGGACCTCAGGCGCAGGCCGCGTTTACGATTTCGCCGGCATCGGCGTCGGGCCCTTCAACCTTGGGCTCGCCGCGCTGAGCGAGCCGATCGAGGGCCTGGACGGAGTGTTCCTCGAACGCCGGGAATCCTTCGACTGGCACCCGGGCATGATGTTGGAGCCGGCCCACCTGCAGGTACCGTTCATGGCGGATCTCGTGACCCTGGCGGATCCGACATCACCGTACTCCTTCCTGAACTTCCTCAAGCAGACCGGCCGGCTCTACCGCTTCTACATCCGCGAAAACTTCTACCCGCTGCGGGCCGAGTACAACCAGTACTGCCAGTGGGTGGCCGGCCAGTTGCCGTCGGTGCGGTTTGGCGCGGAGGTGGCCGACGTGACGTACGACGACGGCGTGTACACGCTTTCGGTCGACGGCCCCGCGGGGCCGGAGGTGCTTCGTGCACGCCGGCTGGTGCTCGGCACCGGAACATCGCCCTATGTTCCGGAGGCATGCCGCGGGATTCTGGGGGCTGGGGGACCGGTCCTTCACAACGCGGATTACCTGGCGCGGAAAAGCGAACTCCAGCAGCGGCGGAGCATCACCATCGTCGGCAGCGGACAGAGCGCGGCGGAGATCTACTACGAGCTGCTTCAGGACATCGACGTGTATGGGTACCGGCTCAGCTGGGTCACCCGCTCGGGCAGGTTCTTCCCGCTGGAGTACACCAAGCTCACCCTTGAGATGACCTCGCCGGAGTACGTCGACTATTTCCACGGGCTTCCGCAGGAGCGCCGCGACTCGCTCATCAGGAGCCAGAAGAACCTCTACAAGGGCATCAACTCCGAGCTCATCGACTCCATCTACGACCTCCTGTACACCAAGAGCCTCTCCGGCATGGTGGACACCCGGCTGCTGACGCATTCCGCCGTGACCGGTGCCAGCTGGAACGGCTCCACCGGGTCCCACACGCTGGAGCTGTCCCACGGGGAGCAGGGCGCGGACTATTCGCTGCAGACGGAAGCGGTGGTCCTGGCCACCGGATACGCCTACCGCGAGCCGGAGTTCCTGGCTGGCGTTCAGGAGCGGATTGCCCGGGACAGCGCCGGAAGGTTCGCTGTCCAGCGCAACTACAGCACCGGCGTCGAACCCAGCGAAATATTCGTGCAGAACGCCGAACTCCACACCCACGGCTTCGTCACGCCGGACCTCGGCATGGCCGCCTACCGGAACTCCTGCATCATCCGGGACATCCTGGGCCGCGAGGTCTATCCGGTGGAGCGCAGCATTGCCTTCCAGGAGTTCGGCGTGCCGCCGGCGGATGCCGCTGTGCCGGCTGGAGTAACTGCGCAGGCGGAGGTGCCCGCATGA
- a CDS encoding ATP-dependent DNA ligase — protein sequence MAGGKERVRVGGRELTLTNLDKVMYPATGTTKADVIAYYAAVAPVLIPAARNRPATRKRWVHGVGTEAQPGEMFFQKNLDESAPGWVPRAAITHKTNTVYYPLVNDPATLTWLAQIASLEIHVPQWTVDSHGSALPPDRLVLDLDPGEGAGLPECVEVAKLARTILQDVGLEPVPVTSGSKGIHLYAVLNGTQTSDEVSAFARELARALEADHPDLAVSDMKKTLRTGKVLVDWSQNNAAKTTIVPYSLRGRLHPTVAAPRTWRELASPSLKHLDYEEVMRRVAAGKDPFAPVSGGTGHPGPGRAAAVHPGTIHATPEPPKTAGSRGGGHADPRLNKYRSLRDQGKTPEPFTAEEHRAAKANGLPAQANKEIFVIQEHHASRLHYDFRLEHEGVLVSWALPKGVPESGDKNHLAVQTEDHPMDYADFEGDIPKGEYGAGRVSIWDKGVYELEKWVNGKEVIATLTGREGGGLGGSKRFALIHTGKGQGEESQWLIHLMDRVPGTRKKPASTKEPASRARTATARPAAPRRDSLQEDPAPMLASAGTTVDLHGSDWIFELKWDGIRALVVADRDRIRLLSRNGNDMSASYPEFTDRNCWPPQDFIADGEIIAVGPSGRPDFGLLQGRMKLTRPGDVKRARAAIPVRMMLFDLLADGGDDLRRVSLRKRRERLTDFFEAGECPVELSETLDDRVEHILQSARELGLEGVMAKRADSRYVSGQRTHTWIKLKIEKTQEVVVGGWRPGRGDRSNTVGSLLVGIPEGKALRYVGRVGSGFSMRELEELRKKMEGMAQKTSPFDDVPSADAADARWVNPALVGEVTFGEWTGSGKLRHPVWRGWRLDKEPAEVVMESPRP from the coding sequence ATGGCCGGCGGTAAGGAACGCGTGCGGGTCGGCGGCCGCGAACTGACCCTGACCAACCTCGACAAAGTGATGTATCCCGCCACCGGCACCACCAAGGCGGACGTCATCGCCTATTACGCCGCTGTGGCACCGGTGCTGATCCCCGCCGCCAGAAACCGCCCGGCAACCCGCAAGAGGTGGGTTCACGGGGTAGGAACCGAAGCCCAGCCCGGCGAGATGTTTTTCCAGAAGAACCTGGACGAGTCGGCCCCTGGCTGGGTGCCCCGGGCCGCCATCACCCACAAGACCAACACCGTCTACTATCCGCTGGTCAATGATCCGGCCACCCTCACCTGGCTGGCGCAGATCGCCTCGCTGGAGATCCACGTGCCGCAGTGGACGGTGGACTCCCACGGCAGCGCCCTGCCTCCCGACCGGCTGGTCCTGGACCTCGATCCCGGTGAGGGCGCGGGACTGCCCGAATGCGTGGAAGTGGCCAAACTGGCCCGGACCATCCTGCAGGACGTGGGGCTCGAGCCGGTTCCGGTCACCAGCGGCAGCAAGGGGATCCACCTGTACGCGGTCCTGAACGGCACGCAGACCTCGGATGAGGTGTCAGCTTTCGCCCGTGAACTGGCCCGGGCGCTGGAGGCCGACCATCCGGACCTGGCCGTCAGTGACATGAAGAAGACCCTCAGGACGGGAAAGGTCCTGGTGGACTGGAGCCAGAACAATGCCGCGAAGACCACGATCGTTCCGTATTCGCTGCGCGGGCGCCTGCACCCCACCGTGGCGGCTCCGCGGACTTGGCGGGAGTTGGCCTCGCCGTCGCTCAAGCACCTGGACTATGAGGAGGTCATGCGCCGGGTGGCAGCCGGCAAGGACCCCTTCGCTCCGGTCAGTGGCGGCACCGGCCACCCTGGTCCCGGTCGCGCTGCCGCTGTCCACCCCGGCACCATCCACGCAACCCCCGAGCCTCCAAAAACAGCCGGATCGCGCGGCGGCGGGCACGCAGATCCCCGGCTGAACAAGTACCGGTCCCTGCGCGACCAAGGCAAGACGCCCGAGCCGTTCACCGCGGAAGAGCACCGCGCGGCAAAAGCCAACGGCCTACCGGCACAGGCGAACAAGGAGATCTTCGTCATCCAGGAACACCACGCCAGCCGGCTCCACTATGACTTCCGGCTGGAGCACGAGGGCGTGCTTGTCTCCTGGGCGCTGCCAAAGGGCGTGCCGGAGTCAGGGGACAAAAACCATCTGGCTGTACAGACCGAAGACCACCCCATGGACTATGCCGATTTTGAAGGCGACATTCCCAAAGGCGAGTACGGTGCGGGCCGTGTAAGCATCTGGGACAAAGGCGTCTATGAGCTCGAAAAATGGGTCAACGGCAAAGAAGTAATTGCCACGCTGACAGGCCGTGAGGGCGGTGGGCTTGGCGGCAGCAAGAGGTTCGCCCTGATCCATACCGGAAAGGGCCAGGGCGAGGAGTCACAATGGCTCATCCATCTGATGGACAGGGTTCCGGGAACCCGGAAAAAGCCGGCCAGCACCAAGGAACCGGCGAGCCGAGCCCGCACGGCGACTGCCAGGCCAGCAGCCCCCCGAAGGGACTCACTGCAGGAGGACCCGGCCCCCATGCTCGCCTCGGCGGGCACTACGGTGGACCTGCACGGCAGCGACTGGATCTTCGAACTCAAATGGGACGGGATCCGTGCGCTCGTGGTGGCGGATAGGGACCGGATCAGGCTCCTGAGCCGCAACGGCAACGACATGTCGGCCAGCTATCCCGAATTCACGGACAGGAACTGCTGGCCACCGCAGGACTTCATCGCGGACGGCGAGATTATCGCCGTCGGGCCTTCCGGCAGACCCGACTTCGGGCTCCTGCAGGGACGGATGAAGCTGACCAGGCCGGGCGACGTGAAACGGGCCCGGGCTGCCATCCCGGTCCGGATGATGCTCTTTGACCTGCTGGCCGACGGCGGCGACGACCTGCGCAGGGTTTCCCTTCGGAAACGGCGGGAACGCCTCACTGACTTCTTCGAGGCCGGCGAGTGCCCGGTGGAACTGTCGGAGACCCTGGACGACAGGGTGGAACACATTCTGCAAAGCGCCCGCGAGCTGGGCCTGGAAGGCGTGATGGCCAAGCGGGCGGACAGCCGCTACGTGAGCGGGCAGCGGACCCACACTTGGATCAAGCTCAAGATCGAGAAGACCCAGGAAGTGGTGGTGGGCGGCTGGCGTCCCGGCAGGGGCGACAGGTCCAACACCGTGGGCTCCCTCCTGGTAGGCATTCCAGAGGGCAAGGCGCTGCGGTATGTAGGCCGCGTGGGAAGCGGCTTCAGCATGCGTGAACTGGAGGAACTGCGGAAAAAGATGGAGGGGATGGCGCAGAAGACGTCGCCGTTCGATGACGTTCCCTCGGCGGACGCGGCGGACGCGCGCTGGGTGAACCCCGCCCTGGTGGGTGAGGTGACCTTCGGTGAGTGGACCGGGAGCGGCAAGCTCCGCCACCCGGTGTGGCGCGGCTGGCGGCTGGACAAGGAACCGGCGGAGGTAGTGATGGAATCCCCGCGGCCTTGA
- a CDS encoding FUSC family protein, with amino-acid sequence MQSVVHHLRQLHSLGPANNDHLSAWRVAISVAVPSLLLLLAGRPELTIYAVFGALTGMYGRSEPHQLRLKHQLQAALVLLSGVTVGVFLSVNGLHSWWLVGIEALLAGAGSVYSDKVHLRPNGPFFGILALGACASVPAAVPWYVALLIAAGSAAFSLLVGFGGWVRGRAWSPGAARPSARLRGAMRRRAALHASRYVLAVGAAGTIGVLTGSGHPHWAMAAAAVPLAGADLPSSVHRGIHRIMGTFLGLVLVAVVLMPGPWAPLHFFPGLEAAVLALLVIVFQFGTELFMTRHYGLAMVWFTPVILLMTQLAAPADPQVLIVERAVETVVGAGVGILVVVLIRPRRSRRPAPAAGAAARP; translated from the coding sequence GTGCAGTCTGTAGTGCACCACCTGCGGCAGCTCCACAGCCTGGGCCCCGCCAACAACGACCACCTCTCCGCATGGCGTGTTGCCATCAGCGTGGCCGTCCCCTCCCTCCTCCTTTTGCTCGCCGGCCGGCCGGAGCTCACCATTTACGCCGTGTTCGGAGCGCTCACCGGCATGTACGGCCGCTCGGAACCGCACCAGCTCCGCCTCAAGCACCAGCTCCAGGCGGCACTGGTCCTGCTTTCGGGCGTGACCGTGGGTGTGTTCCTCTCGGTCAACGGCCTGCACTCATGGTGGCTCGTTGGCATCGAAGCCCTTCTGGCCGGCGCAGGTTCCGTCTATTCGGACAAGGTCCATCTCCGGCCCAACGGCCCCTTCTTCGGGATCCTTGCCCTGGGAGCCTGCGCATCGGTTCCCGCCGCCGTACCTTGGTACGTTGCGTTGCTCATCGCCGCCGGGTCCGCCGCCTTCTCGCTGCTCGTGGGATTCGGCGGCTGGGTCCGCGGCAGGGCCTGGAGCCCCGGCGCGGCGCGGCCGTCCGCCCGGCTGCGGGGAGCGATGCGCCGCCGGGCAGCCCTTCACGCTTCCCGCTACGTGCTGGCTGTCGGCGCCGCCGGCACCATCGGCGTCCTGACCGGAAGCGGCCACCCGCACTGGGCGATGGCGGCCGCTGCGGTTCCCCTTGCGGGCGCTGACCTGCCCAGCAGCGTCCACCGCGGGATCCACAGGATCATGGGGACGTTCCTCGGGCTGGTGCTGGTCGCCGTCGTACTTATGCCGGGGCCATGGGCTCCGCTGCACTTCTTCCCGGGATTGGAGGCCGCGGTGCTGGCCCTGCTGGTGATCGTCTTCCAGTTCGGCACCGAGCTGTTCATGACCCGGCACTACGGGCTGGCGATGGTCTGGTTCACTCCGGTGATCCTGCTCATGACCCAGTTGGCGGCGCCGGCGGACCCGCAGGTGCTCATAGTCGAACGCGCCGTCGAAACCGTGGTGGGGGCCGGCGTCGGAATCCTCGTGGTGGTGCTTATCCGCCCGCGCCGGAGCCGACGCCCGGCTCCTGCGGCCGGCGCGGCGGCCCGGCCGTAA
- a CDS encoding IucA/IucC family protein translates to MTTLEFESVLTAGNAVPHLTPERWAAASRHLVRKALAEFSHERILVPEPIGNGIGGYRVRSDDGAVEYRFSARILQLDHWSVDACSITCRRDGQDAPLDALRFITEFSGTLGIRQEMLPVYLEEIGSTLSSHAFKQWMGQPSSAELAAGVTRGADPATDFQTIERSMTEGHPCFVANNGRLGFGMGDYCAFAPEAGAPVQLEWIAVHSSKAVFTSSQGLEYAAHLEAELGAGTLAFFDAELGALGLDPAQYFLMPVHPWQWENKLTVTFAAEVAQRHIVHLGIGADSYQAQQSIRTFFNTTAPEKTYVKTAMSVLNMGFMRGLSPQYMKATPAINDWLQDLIAGDEALQGRGLAMIREVAAIGYHNGYYEAAATKGSPYRKMLSALWRESPMPLLKDGQQLATMASLLHVDAAGKPMVSALIEQSGMEPGTWLRQYFEAYLIPLVHCLYRYELAFMPHGENVILVLENGVPVRAVMKDIAEEIVVMGDRLDLPESVSRIKVDIPDGDKVLSIFTDVFDCIFRFLAALLEEDGVLSGEEFWRTAAAAVRGYQAEHPELADQFAHHDLFAPDFELSCLNRLQLRNNQQMLDLADPSGGLQKAGRLANPLAKFA, encoded by the coding sequence GTGACCACCCTTGAATTTGAATCTGTCCTGACCGCAGGCAATGCGGTTCCCCACCTCACGCCGGAACGCTGGGCCGCTGCCAGCCGGCACCTGGTCCGCAAGGCGCTCGCCGAGTTCTCGCACGAGCGGATCCTCGTCCCGGAACCGATCGGAAACGGCATCGGCGGGTACCGGGTCCGCAGCGACGACGGCGCCGTTGAGTACCGCTTCTCCGCCCGGATCCTGCAGCTGGACCACTGGTCCGTCGACGCATGCTCTATTACCTGCCGCCGTGACGGGCAGGACGCCCCGCTGGATGCGCTCCGGTTCATCACCGAATTCTCCGGCACCCTGGGCATCCGCCAGGAAATGCTCCCGGTTTACCTCGAGGAGATCGGCAGCACGCTCTCCAGCCACGCGTTCAAGCAGTGGATGGGCCAGCCGTCGTCGGCCGAACTGGCTGCCGGCGTGACCCGCGGAGCGGACCCAGCCACGGACTTCCAGACGATTGAACGCAGCATGACCGAGGGGCACCCGTGCTTTGTGGCCAACAACGGACGGCTGGGCTTCGGAATGGGCGACTACTGTGCCTTTGCCCCGGAGGCAGGAGCCCCGGTGCAGCTGGAATGGATCGCGGTGCACAGCAGCAAGGCGGTCTTCACGTCCAGCCAGGGGCTCGAGTACGCCGCCCACCTGGAAGCCGAACTGGGGGCAGGCACCCTGGCTTTCTTTGACGCCGAGCTCGGTGCCCTTGGCCTGGACCCTGCCCAGTACTTCCTGATGCCGGTGCATCCGTGGCAGTGGGAGAACAAGCTGACGGTCACGTTCGCGGCCGAAGTCGCCCAGCGGCACATCGTCCACCTCGGAATCGGGGCCGACAGCTATCAGGCCCAGCAGTCCATCCGCACGTTTTTCAACACCACCGCACCGGAGAAAACGTACGTCAAGACTGCCATGTCGGTGCTCAACATGGGGTTCATGCGCGGGCTGTCGCCGCAGTACATGAAGGCGACTCCGGCGATCAATGACTGGCTTCAGGACCTGATCGCCGGTGACGAGGCGCTGCAGGGCCGCGGGCTCGCCATGATCCGCGAAGTGGCGGCCATCGGCTACCACAACGGCTACTACGAGGCAGCCGCCACGAAGGGCTCGCCGTACCGCAAGATGCTCTCTGCCCTGTGGCGGGAGAGCCCGATGCCGTTGCTCAAGGACGGCCAGCAGCTAGCCACCATGGCCTCGCTCCTGCACGTCGACGCCGCGGGCAAACCCATGGTGTCCGCGCTGATCGAGCAGTCCGGGATGGAACCGGGCACCTGGCTGCGGCAGTACTTCGAGGCGTACCTCATCCCGCTGGTGCACTGCCTGTACCGGTACGAGCTGGCGTTCATGCCCCACGGCGAGAACGTGATCCTGGTCCTCGAGAACGGCGTGCCGGTCCGCGCCGTCATGAAGGACATCGCCGAGGAGATCGTGGTGATGGGGGACAGGCTTGACCTGCCCGAATCGGTGTCCCGCATCAAGGTGGACATTCCCGACGGAGACAAGGTCCTGTCGATCTTCACCGATGTGTTTGACTGCATCTTCCGCTTCCTCGCCGCCCTCCTGGAGGAAGACGGCGTGCTCAGCGGCGAGGAGTTCTGGCGCACCGCGGCGGCAGCGGTTCGCGGCTACCAGGCGGAGCACCCGGAACTCGCCGACCAGTTTGCCCACCACGATTTGTTCGCCCCGGACTTCGAACTCTCGTGCCTGAACCGGCTGCAGCTGCGCAACAACCAGCAGATGCTGGATCTGGCCGACCCGTCCGGGGGCCTGCAGAAGGCGGGAAGGCTCGCCAATCCGCTGGCCAAATTCGCCTGA
- a CDS encoding SDR family NAD(P)-dependent oxidoreductase: MTPNTARPTALVTGATAGLGAEFARQLAEKGNNLVLVARDTARLQATADELQRRYGTTAEVLTADLTDDGGVAAVVGRLSDPSRPVDMLVNNAGIGLLHNFDENPIEDERKHLKLHVQTAMELCHAALQGMLARGSGRIINVASVAAFLPRGSYSAAKAWLLSFSRWANLAYSPRGVKVTAVCPGFVHTEFHDRMGMDKSVAPGWTWLRPGRVVREALTDNERGKAVSIPTKRYKVLAAVARVVPDRFTAGPPRRPQEPGVGSGAGG; the protein is encoded by the coding sequence ATGACGCCGAACACCGCCAGACCCACAGCCCTCGTCACCGGCGCCACCGCGGGACTGGGCGCCGAATTTGCCCGCCAGCTTGCCGAAAAGGGAAACAACCTGGTGCTCGTGGCGCGCGATACGGCACGGCTGCAGGCCACAGCGGACGAGCTGCAGCGGCGGTACGGAACCACGGCTGAGGTGCTGACCGCTGACCTGACCGACGACGGCGGCGTGGCCGCCGTCGTCGGGCGCCTTTCCGACCCCTCACGGCCGGTGGACATGCTGGTGAACAACGCCGGAATCGGGCTGCTGCACAACTTTGACGAGAACCCCATCGAGGACGAGAGGAAGCACCTGAAGCTGCACGTGCAGACGGCCATGGAGCTCTGCCATGCCGCCCTTCAAGGCATGCTGGCCCGCGGTTCCGGCCGCATCATCAACGTGGCCAGTGTGGCGGCTTTCCTTCCCCGCGGTTCCTACTCGGCGGCGAAGGCCTGGCTGCTCAGCTTCAGCCGCTGGGCGAACCTTGCCTACTCACCCCGGGGCGTGAAGGTGACCGCCGTCTGCCCCGGATTTGTCCACACCGAGTTCCATGACCGGATGGGGATGGACAAGTCCGTGGCCCCGGGCTGGACGTGGCTGCGGCCGGGGCGCGTGGTCCGGGAAGCGCTTACGGACAATGAGCGCGGGAAGGCTGTTTCCATCCCGACCAAGCGCTACAAGGTGTTGGCCGCCGTTGCCCGGGTGGTGCCGGACAGGTTTACGGCCGGGCCGCCGCGCCGGCCGCAGGAGCCGGGCGTCGGCTCCGGCGCGGGCGGATAA
- a CDS encoding GNAT family N-acetyltransferase: MSFTFRCLDAQGDALLLHSWVTRPYASFWGMLDASVEDIMEEYSKIQSSGHHHALLGIEDGVPAFLMEEYLPASSTLNRVYTVQPGDIGMHLLVAPPQGMPRPGFTADVMESVLDRLFQKPGVERVVVEPDARNTKIHVLNARLGFEPAGEVTLPDKQALLSFCTRESFHSARAARTSTPKRQSTQEHHCDHP; this comes from the coding sequence ATGAGCTTCACTTTCCGCTGCCTTGACGCCCAAGGGGACGCACTGCTCCTCCACAGCTGGGTCACCCGCCCGTACGCCTCCTTCTGGGGGATGTTGGATGCGTCAGTCGAGGACATCATGGAGGAGTACTCCAAAATCCAGTCCAGCGGACACCACCACGCGCTGCTGGGGATCGAGGACGGCGTCCCGGCCTTCCTGATGGAGGAGTACCTGCCGGCGTCGTCGACGCTCAACCGCGTCTACACCGTCCAGCCCGGCGATATCGGCATGCACCTGCTGGTCGCCCCGCCACAGGGAATGCCGCGTCCGGGGTTCACGGCCGACGTCATGGAGTCGGTCCTGGACCGGCTCTTCCAAAAGCCCGGCGTGGAGCGCGTGGTGGTGGAGCCCGACGCCCGCAACACCAAGATCCACGTCCTCAACGCGCGGCTGGGCTTTGAGCCCGCCGGCGAGGTGACCCTTCCGGACAAACAAGCCCTTCTGAGCTTCTGCACGCGCGAATCATTCCACTCTGCCCGCGCCGCCCGTACGTCAACCCCGAAACGCCAATCAACGCAGGAGCATCACTGTGACCACCCTTGA
- a CDS encoding MFS transporter, producing the protein MPTDRSTTDSSAGARNASGTNQAAPQSVKKPKLLARRRLKVSDVNVVDQPMLKKALGGTIVGNTMEWYDVGVFGYLITTMGPVFLPEADKNVQTLFLLGTFAATFIARPLGGVVFGWLGDKVGRQKVLAVTLMLMAASTFAVGLLPGYAQIGMWAAALLVVLKLVQGFSTGGEYAGATTFVSEYSPDKRRGFFASFLDMGSYLGFALGAALVSVLQLTLGQAAMEDWGWRLPFLIAGPLGLIAVYFRSKIEESPQFQATLDAQEELAKDAAAGDNAAAMGPVGIVKAYWRSIIVAMILVAAANTVGYALTSYMPTYLTESKGYDPVHGTLLTIPVLVVMSLCIPLTGKLSDRIGRRPVLWIGAVSTVVLAAPAFMLIGIGSIWSTLAGLSLVAFPVTFYIANLASALPAQFPTASRYGAMGIAYNFSVAIFGGTTPFIVAALINATGNDMMPAYYLMATSAVGAVAIYFLKESAQRPLPGSMPSVDTPAEARELVATQDENPLIDLDELPFETVDELNRDLDKDLDDELNKVPARA; encoded by the coding sequence ATGCCCACAGACCGAAGCACGACCGACTCTTCAGCAGGCGCCAGGAACGCCAGCGGAACCAACCAGGCCGCACCCCAGAGTGTGAAGAAACCAAAGCTGCTCGCGCGGCGCCGGCTCAAGGTATCCGACGTTAACGTCGTCGACCAGCCCATGCTCAAGAAGGCCCTCGGCGGCACGATCGTGGGCAACACCATGGAGTGGTACGACGTCGGCGTGTTCGGCTACCTCATCACCACCATGGGGCCTGTGTTCCTGCCGGAAGCGGACAAGAACGTGCAGACGCTGTTCCTCCTGGGTACGTTCGCTGCCACCTTCATCGCCCGCCCGCTCGGCGGCGTCGTTTTCGGATGGCTGGGCGACAAGGTGGGCCGCCAGAAGGTCCTCGCGGTCACGCTGATGCTGATGGCTGCGAGCACCTTCGCCGTCGGCCTGCTGCCCGGCTACGCGCAGATCGGCATGTGGGCAGCGGCCCTTCTGGTGGTGCTCAAGCTCGTGCAGGGCTTCTCCACCGGCGGCGAATATGCCGGCGCCACCACCTTTGTGAGCGAGTACTCGCCTGACAAGCGCCGTGGCTTCTTCGCCAGCTTCCTGGACATGGGCAGCTACCTCGGCTTCGCCTTGGGCGCCGCACTGGTGTCCGTGCTGCAGCTGACGCTGGGCCAGGCCGCCATGGAGGACTGGGGCTGGCGCCTGCCGTTCCTGATCGCGGGTCCCTTGGGCCTGATCGCCGTGTACTTCCGGAGCAAGATTGAGGAGTCGCCGCAGTTCCAGGCAACCCTGGACGCCCAGGAGGAACTCGCCAAGGATGCCGCCGCCGGTGATAACGCCGCAGCAATGGGCCCGGTAGGCATCGTCAAGGCTTACTGGCGCTCGATCATCGTGGCCATGATCCTCGTGGCAGCGGCCAACACCGTCGGCTACGCGCTGACGTCCTACATGCCCACCTACCTCACCGAATCCAAGGGTTACGACCCCGTCCACGGCACGCTGCTCACCATCCCTGTGCTCGTGGTCATGAGCCTTTGCATTCCGCTGACCGGCAAGCTCTCCGACCGCATCGGCCGCCGCCCGGTGCTCTGGATCGGTGCCGTCAGCACTGTGGTCCTGGCTGCCCCGGCGTTCATGCTGATCGGCATCGGCAGCATCTGGTCAACCCTGGCCGGCCTGTCGCTGGTCGCGTTCCCCGTGACCTTCTACATTGCGAACCTCGCCTCGGCCCTGCCGGCGCAGTTCCCCACCGCCAGCCGCTACGGCGCCATGGGCATTGCCTACAACTTCTCTGTGGCAATCTTCGGCGGCACCACGCCGTTCATCGTGGCTGCCCTCATCAACGCCACCGGCAACGACATGATGCCTGCCTATTACCTGATGGCCACCTCGGCCGTTGGTGCCGTGGCCATCTACTTCCTCAAGGAATCCGCCCAGCGTCCGCTGCCCGGCTCCATGCCCAGCGTGGACACCCCGGCGGAGGCCCGTGAACTGGTGGCTACCCAGGACGAGAACCCGCTGATCGACCTCGACGAACTGCCGTTCGAGACCGTCGATGAACTCAACAGGGATCTGGATAAGGACCTCGACGACGAACTGAACAAGGTACCCGCCCGCGCCTGA
- a CDS encoding DUF2231 domain-containing protein: MDYEISGLPMHVLLVHATVVFVPLAALCTLLSLLWPAARRRLGIVTPLIALLALVLVPVTAAAGAWLLDRIDTTPRINAHMQLAGTLLPWVVGVFLVALAQWLWFRYGTTQAEGMRRRMGTAGSRIAGIVAVVVALVLCGGAVATVALIGESGSRAVWEGSFRTGAED; encoded by the coding sequence ATGGACTACGAGATCAGCGGTCTGCCGATGCATGTGTTGCTCGTCCACGCCACGGTGGTCTTCGTACCGTTGGCGGCCCTTTGTACGCTGCTCAGCCTTCTCTGGCCCGCCGCCCGACGGCGTTTGGGGATCGTCACGCCGCTAATTGCCCTGTTGGCGCTGGTCTTGGTGCCTGTCACCGCGGCTGCCGGCGCGTGGCTCCTGGACCGTATCGATACCACCCCGCGGATCAATGCCCATATGCAGCTTGCCGGGACGCTCCTGCCCTGGGTGGTGGGCGTGTTCCTCGTGGCCCTGGCCCAGTGGCTGTGGTTCCGCTACGGCACCACGCAGGCAGAGGGGATGCGGCGGCGAATGGGCACCGCCGGGTCCCGCATCGCGGGGATTGTCGCCGTCGTGGTCGCGTTGGTGCTCTGCGGCGGAGCAGTAGCCACCGTGGCGCTGATCGGGGAATCAGGGTCAAGGGCGGTATGGGAAGGATCCTTCCGGACCGGGGCCGAGGACTAA